In Bacillus cereus ATCC 14579, a single window of DNA contains:
- a CDS encoding YceD family protein, with translation MKWSIHQLNKLRNKGLTLDEMVDVSELKEVEKDIREINPVHVTGRVDFGSGKFTFHLHITGSMVLPCSRSLVDVTLPFDIKTTEVFQTSQEEFETEAEIHSLEGEVLDLLPVIKENILLEIPMQIFSDDVSGGAPTQGQDWQVISEEDKEKTVDAR, from the coding sequence ATGAAATGGTCCATCCATCAATTGAATAAATTGAGAAATAAAGGATTGACATTGGATGAGATGGTAGATGTAAGTGAGCTAAAAGAGGTCGAGAAAGATATTCGTGAAATTAATCCTGTTCATGTAACGGGAAGAGTTGATTTTGGCTCCGGTAAGTTTACGTTTCATCTACATATAACTGGAAGCATGGTTTTACCATGTTCTCGCTCTTTAGTAGATGTGACATTACCATTTGACATTAAAACAACTGAGGTGTTTCAAACTTCACAAGAAGAATTTGAAACTGAAGCTGAAATTCATTCTTTAGAAGGAGAAGTACTTGACTTACTGCCCGTAATCAAGGAAAATATACTTTTGGAGATTCCAATGCAAATTTTCAGTGATGATGTTTCTGGTGGAGCACCGACGCAAGGTCAAGACTGGCAAGTGATTTCGGAAGAAGACAAAGAAAAGACTGTTGATGCAAGATAG
- a CDS encoding DUF7147 family protein encodes MIQRFIELGEGYSDLYELLEIAKTNQERIAHMLQFETIKNDKKVCSLVVILKPTTTGDFQPLYICREGIPVFENKKSKRVILFEETAEQLGKKVATFTVKPSTTFPEKELFFNHLIGILRMNNFIPPMK; translated from the coding sequence ATGATTCAACGCTTTATAGAACTTGGAGAAGGCTACTCTGATTTATATGAATTACTTGAAATTGCCAAAACAAATCAAGAACGTATAGCACATATGTTACAATTTGAAACAATAAAAAACGATAAAAAAGTATGTTCGCTTGTTGTAATATTAAAACCAACTACTACTGGTGATTTCCAACCATTATACATATGTCGTGAAGGCATTCCTGTATTTGAAAATAAAAAAAGTAAACGTGTCATTTTATTTGAAGAAACGGCAGAACAACTCGGAAAAAAAGTGGCTACCTTTACTGTAAAACCATCTACAACTTTCCCAGAAAAAGAACTATTTTTTAATCATTTAATTGGTATTTTACGAATGAACAATTTCATTCCTCCGATGAAATAA
- the rsmD gene encoding 16S rRNA (guanine(966)-N(2))-methyltransferase RsmD, giving the protein MRVVSGKCKGHPLKAVPGNTTRPTTDKVKESIFNMIGPYFDGGIALDLFGGSGGLGIEALSRGIDKAIFVDRDSKAIKVIHQNLESCRVQEQAEVYRNDAERAVKALIKREMSFDLILIDPPYKEQKIVSLISIMDQHGLLHSDGLIMAEHGNDVVLPNSIGRLVKVRAENYGITAISIYKYEGEGTE; this is encoded by the coding sequence ATGAGAGTAGTTTCAGGAAAATGTAAAGGACACCCACTTAAAGCGGTTCCTGGTAATACAACACGTCCAACGACAGATAAAGTAAAAGAATCTATTTTTAATATGATAGGTCCTTATTTTGATGGTGGTATCGCCCTTGATTTATTTGGTGGTAGTGGTGGTCTTGGAATTGAGGCTTTGAGCAGAGGGATTGATAAAGCAATTTTTGTTGATCGGGATAGTAAAGCGATAAAAGTAATTCATCAAAATTTAGAAAGTTGTAGAGTACAGGAACAAGCTGAAGTATATCGAAATGATGCTGAACGTGCAGTAAAGGCGCTAATAAAACGTGAAATGTCATTCGATCTTATATTGATAGATCCTCCATATAAAGAGCAAAAAATTGTATCTTTAATTAGTATAATGGATCAACATGGATTGCTACATAGTGATGGATTAATTATGGCAGAGCATGGTAATGATGTAGTTTTACCTAATTCAATAGGAAGGCTTGTAAAAGTACGAGCTGAGAATTATGGGATTACTGCAATATCGATTTATAAGTATGAAGGTGAGGGGACAGAATGA
- a CDS encoding SepM family pheromone-processing serine protease codes for MFKRFRFIYAILIGVILAMLLVYVRLPYYITKPGMAAKLEPYVQVEGGTKESGDFMLVTVSMGPANVVNLIAAQFNKYTHISKAEEILQKGESDEEYQFRQNYAMKDSQNAAIYNAYKRANRSVSFENKGVLVAGVAKGMPSEGKLKLGDVIIAVDGKTFEKTEQFIEYMTGKKENDAVSIEYMRNGKQLKENLNVKTIPNGNGRVGIGVSIVTERELVVDPKVKINSNEIGGPSAGLMFTLEIYNQLVEEDLTKGHEIAGTGTINEKGEVGPIGGINQKVVAASDAGAEVFFAPNEKGAEKSNYKDALETAKDIKTKMKIVPVDTLDDALTYLEKMDKEKTSLK; via the coding sequence ATGTTTAAGCGTTTTCGGTTTATATATGCAATCTTAATAGGGGTTATATTGGCGATGTTACTTGTTTACGTACGTTTACCGTATTATATAACAAAACCAGGAATGGCTGCCAAATTAGAGCCTTATGTTCAAGTTGAGGGTGGAACGAAAGAATCTGGTGATTTTATGCTTGTTACGGTTTCAATGGGACCAGCAAATGTGGTGAATTTAATAGCGGCACAGTTTAATAAATATACACATATTTCGAAAGCGGAAGAAATATTGCAAAAAGGTGAGAGTGATGAAGAATATCAATTTCGCCAAAATTATGCGATGAAAGATTCACAAAATGCAGCGATTTATAATGCATATAAACGTGCAAATCGCTCAGTATCTTTTGAAAATAAAGGTGTATTAGTTGCTGGTGTGGCAAAAGGAATGCCGTCAGAAGGAAAGCTTAAGCTTGGTGATGTTATTATAGCTGTTGACGGAAAAACATTTGAAAAGACGGAGCAATTTATTGAATATATGACAGGGAAAAAAGAAAATGATGCTGTAAGTATTGAGTACATGAGAAATGGAAAACAATTGAAAGAGAATTTAAATGTAAAGACGATTCCTAATGGGAATGGACGTGTCGGTATAGGTGTTTCTATCGTTACGGAAAGAGAACTAGTGGTCGATCCGAAAGTGAAAATTAATTCTAATGAAATTGGTGGACCATCCGCAGGTTTAATGTTCACATTAGAAATATATAATCAACTTGTGGAAGAAGACTTAACGAAAGGACATGAAATAGCTGGAACAGGTACAATTAATGAAAAAGGAGAAGTGGGCCCGATTGGTGGTATAAATCAAAAAGTGGTAGCTGCTAGCGATGCTGGGGCTGAAGTGTTCTTTGCGCCAAATGAAAAAGGTGCGGAGAAATCGAACTATAAAGATGCACTTGAGACTGCAAAGGATATTAAAACAAAAATGAAAATTGTACCAGTGGATACGCTGGATGATGCGTTAACATATTTAGAAAAGATGGATAAGGAAAAAACCTCTCTGAAATAG
- a CDS encoding YugN family protein has product MQFTNTQFNGAVVELTLLTEIMENNHFVLAGQWDYERVTYDYKFEILKDVYYLRVQGVAVEGDIGSRHAEVKLLPPLLGKHYYPHGVEYGDDETFPTNVLQKSEQLLQNVEKELKEFQIID; this is encoded by the coding sequence ATGCAATTTACAAATACGCAATTTAATGGAGCCGTCGTTGAATTAACTCTTTTAACTGAAATCATGGAAAACAACCACTTCGTACTTGCCGGACAGTGGGATTATGAGCGAGTTACATACGATTATAAATTTGAAATATTAAAGGATGTTTATTATTTACGAGTGCAAGGAGTTGCTGTTGAAGGTGACATTGGCAGTAGACACGCTGAAGTAAAACTACTTCCCCCCTTATTAGGAAAACATTATTATCCTCACGGCGTTGAATATGGTGATGATGAGACTTTCCCAACGAATGTACTTCAAAAAAGCGAACAACTCCTACAAAATGTCGAAAAAGAGTTAAAAGAATTTCAAATTATTGATTAA
- a CDS encoding YlbG family protein, translated as MFGQRQSMIVYLHSLKHAKILRKYGNIHYISKRLKYAVVYCDMEQIEHMMHKLNKLPFVKKIEQSYRPYLKTEFENSRPDRAKEYDYS; from the coding sequence ATGTTCGGGCAACGACAAAGTATGATTGTTTATTTACATTCATTGAAACATGCCAAGATTTTAAGGAAATATGGTAACATACATTACATATCAAAACGATTAAAATATGCTGTAGTATATTGTGATATGGAACAAATTGAGCATATGATGCATAAGTTGAACAAACTTCCTTTTGTGAAAAAGATAGAACAGTCGTATCGCCCGTATTTAAAAACGGAATTTGAAAATTCCCGTCCTGATCGAGCAAAAGAATACGATTATAGCTAA
- the coaD gene encoding pantetheine-phosphate adenylyltransferase: protein MTSIAISSGSFDPITLGHLDIIKRGAKVFDEVYVVVLNNSSKKPFFSVEERLELIREATKDIPNVKVDSHSGLLVEYAKMRNANAILRGLRAVSDFEYEMQITSMNRKLDENIETFFIMTNNQYSFLSSSIVKEVARYGGSVVDLVPPIVERALKEKFQTPLK from the coding sequence ATGACAAGTATAGCTATTTCTTCAGGAAGTTTTGATCCAATTACCCTTGGGCATCTGGATATTATTAAAAGGGGAGCAAAAGTATTTGATGAGGTGTACGTAGTCGTTTTAAACAATTCATCAAAAAAACCATTCTTTTCAGTTGAAGAGCGATTAGAATTAATTCGAGAAGCGACAAAGGATATCCCGAATGTAAAAGTAGATTCACATAGTGGGCTATTAGTAGAGTATGCAAAAATGCGTAATGCAAATGCAATATTACGTGGTTTACGAGCAGTTTCTGATTTTGAATATGAGATGCAAATTACTTCTATGAATCGAAAATTAGATGAAAATATTGAAACATTTTTTATTATGACAAACAATCAATATTCATTTTTAAGCTCGAGTATTGTAAAAGAAGTTGCGAGGTATGGAGGAAGTGTAGTAGATCTTGTACCTCCTATTGTAGAACGTGCTTTAAAAGAAAAGTTTCAAACCCCGTTAAAGTGA
- a CDS encoding CAP domain-containing protein gives MKKLLRIVMITFLILAVDLYGKLLVSQYILTPSQSKQENKIVKKKKQIKEDSSDTVLNMIGEDSENLLAKWGEPSRIEPSAYGYEWWVYNQDLTQYVQFGVSERKVVTAYAAGEQVKVPPYYINEKYEEVYKKSPLSHEISLKRGKNSYQFELSDTEVMEQPLIPVEDGWAQLYFDQFTHELVGVRYMDDETLLRQRPYQLVYSGELIAEQPLTPEKIKQVENGNMQQIFDLTNIIRGRHKLPLLTWDQETADVAVGHSKDMKDNNYFSHDSPTLGTLGDRLQRGKVGFQLAGENIAAQHSDGIAAVQGWLNSEGHRKNLLNEQFTGLGVGVYDKFYTQNFIRK, from the coding sequence TTGAAGAAATTATTGCGTATCGTAATGATTACATTTTTAATTTTAGCTGTTGATTTATACGGGAAATTACTCGTTTCACAATATATATTAACCCCATCTCAATCAAAGCAAGAAAATAAAATTGTGAAAAAGAAAAAGCAAATTAAGGAAGACTCCTCAGACACTGTTTTAAATATGATTGGTGAAGACTCTGAAAACTTATTAGCGAAGTGGGGAGAACCCTCTCGAATAGAGCCATCTGCATACGGATATGAATGGTGGGTATACAACCAGGATTTAACTCAGTATGTTCAATTTGGAGTTTCTGAACGTAAAGTTGTAACGGCATACGCAGCTGGTGAACAAGTTAAGGTTCCACCTTATTATATAAATGAAAAATATGAAGAAGTATATAAAAAAAGTCCGCTTTCGCATGAAATTTCATTAAAAAGAGGGAAAAATAGTTATCAATTTGAGCTATCTGATACCGAAGTCATGGAACAACCGTTAATACCTGTAGAAGATGGATGGGCGCAATTGTATTTTGATCAATTTACACATGAGCTTGTTGGTGTTCGTTATATGGATGATGAAACTTTATTACGCCAAAGACCGTATCAGCTCGTTTATTCAGGTGAATTAATAGCAGAACAACCATTGACTCCAGAAAAAATAAAACAAGTAGAAAATGGGAATATGCAACAAATTTTTGATTTAACAAATATCATTCGAGGTCGTCATAAATTACCATTATTAACATGGGATCAGGAAACAGCAGATGTTGCTGTTGGTCACAGTAAAGATATGAAAGACAATAATTATTTTTCTCATGACTCACCTACATTAGGTACACTAGGAGATCGCTTGCAGCGCGGGAAAGTAGGATTTCAACTTGCTGGTGAGAACATAGCGGCTCAACATAGTGATGGAATTGCGGCAGTGCAAGGTTGGTTAAATAGTGAGGGGCATAGAAAGAATTTATTAAATGAACAATTTACAGGATTAGGTGTGGGTGTATACGATAAATTTTATACACAAAACTTTATTCGAAAATAA
- a CDS encoding patatin-like phospholipase family protein, giving the protein MKEPKIGLALGSGGAKGFAHIGVIKVLREAGIPIHMIAGSSMGALIGTFYAASSNVERLYKLASVFKRKYYLDFTVPKMGFIAGKRVKDMIKMFTYNKNLEELDIPTAVVATDILKGEKVVFTSGPVADAVRASISVPGVFVPEKIDGRLLVDGGVIDRIPVSVVKELGADIVIAVDVSPIKVNGDVTSIYDVIMQSIEIMQHELVMNRQIASDLMMRPAVEQFSSRAFTNIEDIIRVGEVEAEKHISNIYLLIEQWKEKHNV; this is encoded by the coding sequence ATGAAAGAACCAAAGATTGGTTTAGCACTTGGGTCTGGAGGAGCGAAAGGGTTTGCTCATATTGGTGTAATAAAGGTTTTAAGGGAAGCGGGTATCCCTATTCACATGATTGCAGGAAGTAGTATGGGGGCGCTAATAGGTACGTTTTATGCGGCAAGTAGTAACGTTGAAAGATTGTATAAATTAGCATCTGTTTTTAAGCGGAAATATTATTTAGATTTCACGGTACCGAAAATGGGATTTATTGCTGGAAAACGTGTCAAAGATATGATTAAAATGTTTACATATAATAAAAATTTAGAAGAGTTAGATATCCCGACGGCTGTTGTGGCTACTGACATATTGAAGGGGGAAAAAGTGGTTTTTACAAGTGGGCCAGTTGCAGATGCGGTGAGGGCTAGCATATCTGTTCCTGGAGTGTTTGTACCAGAAAAAATAGATGGAAGATTATTAGTGGATGGTGGAGTCATTGATCGCATCCCAGTATCGGTTGTGAAAGAGTTAGGGGCTGATATTGTTATCGCTGTTGATGTATCTCCAATTAAGGTAAATGGCGATGTTACGTCCATTTATGACGTAATCATGCAAAGTATTGAAATTATGCAGCATGAGCTTGTAATGAATCGGCAAATTGCATCGGATTTAATGATGCGACCAGCTGTAGAGCAATTTAGTTCACGTGCTTTTACAAACATTGAAGACATTATTCGAGTTGGAGAAGTAGAAGCAGAAAAACATATTTCAAATATTTATTTATTAATTGAGCAGTGGAAGGAGAAACATAATGTTTAA
- a CDS encoding YlbE-like family protein, whose translation MRAEIMEFIKADEDLSRYIREQPYWYRKLTRNLEEKEAFELAAMQHFKKTIPDKVEKFQNQLAVASIMIDMFQYMKQQNAT comes from the coding sequence ATGAGAGCAGAAATTATGGAGTTTATAAAGGCTGATGAGGATTTATCTCGCTATATTAGAGAGCAACCGTACTGGTATAGAAAATTAACACGAAATCTTGAAGAAAAAGAGGCTTTTGAGTTAGCGGCGATGCAACATTTCAAAAAAACAATACCAGATAAAGTGGAAAAGTTTCAAAATCAATTGGCCGTTGCTTCGATCATGATTGATATGTTTCAGTATATGAAGCAACAAAATGCAACTTAA
- a CDS encoding YlbD family protein: MPTTKGPLHPSVQQFKEFVNHHPKMVHEVRSGHKTWQQFYEEWYLLGEEDPIWATYRPDGAPAFSSVKENKKEKDNRTEEEKTADVMGQMLSFFKKLDVEQMQNHLANVTSAIGSVQQVIQQFQGNRTQQEQSTSENNPFFFQKD; encoded by the coding sequence ATGCCAACAACAAAAGGACCGTTACATCCATCGGTTCAACAGTTTAAAGAATTTGTAAACCATCACCCTAAAATGGTTCATGAGGTTAGAAGTGGTCATAAAACATGGCAACAATTTTATGAAGAATGGTACTTACTTGGTGAAGAAGATCCAATATGGGCAACTTATAGACCGGATGGAGCGCCTGCGTTTTCTTCGGTAAAAGAAAATAAAAAAGAAAAAGATAATCGAACTGAAGAGGAAAAAACTGCTGATGTGATGGGGCAAATGCTTTCTTTTTTTAAAAAGTTGGACGTGGAACAAATGCAGAACCATTTAGCCAATGTGACGAGTGCAATTGGGAGCGTGCAACAAGTTATTCAGCAATTTCAAGGTAACCGTACGCAGCAAGAGCAAAGTACTTCAGAAAATAACCCATTTTTCTTTCAAAAGGATTAG
- a CDS encoding formamidase — translation MGSSGSMVKPISGFLTALIQYPVPVVESRADIDKQIQQIIKTIHSTKSGYPGLELIVFPEYSTQGLNTKKWTTEEFLCTVPGPETDLFAEACKESKVYGVFSIMEKNPDGGEPYNTAVIIDPQGEMILKYRKLNPWVPVEPWKAGDLGLPVCDGPGGSKLAVCICHDGMFPEVAREAAYKGANVLIRISGYSTQVSEQWMLTNRSNAWQNLMYTLSVNLAGYDGVFYYFGEGQVCNFDGTTLVQGHRNPWEIVTAEVYPELADQARLGWGLENNIYNLGSRGYVATPGGVKENPYTFVKDLAEGKYKVPWEDEIKVKDGSIYGYPVKKTIHS, via the coding sequence ATGGGTAGTAGTGGAAGTATGGTAAAGCCGATTAGTGGTTTTTTGACAGCACTAATTCAATATCCAGTACCAGTAGTAGAATCGCGTGCAGACATTGATAAACAAATTCAACAAATCATAAAAACAATTCATTCGACCAAATCAGGTTACCCTGGTTTAGAATTGATAGTATTTCCTGAATATAGTACACAAGGGCTCAATACAAAAAAATGGACTACAGAAGAATTTTTATGCACAGTGCCTGGGCCAGAAACAGACTTATTTGCTGAGGCATGTAAAGAATCTAAAGTATATGGTGTTTTTTCAATAATGGAGAAAAATCCTGATGGTGGAGAGCCATATAATACAGCAGTTATTATTGATCCACAAGGTGAAATGATTTTGAAGTATCGTAAGCTAAATCCTTGGGTGCCAGTCGAGCCTTGGAAAGCTGGAGATTTAGGCTTACCTGTTTGTGATGGACCTGGAGGAAGTAAATTAGCTGTTTGTATTTGTCATGATGGCATGTTCCCTGAAGTAGCTCGTGAAGCGGCCTATAAAGGTGCAAATGTCTTAATTCGTATTTCTGGATATAGTACACAAGTTAGTGAACAATGGATGCTAACCAATCGTTCAAATGCATGGCAGAATTTAATGTATACATTGTCGGTAAACTTAGCGGGTTATGATGGCGTATTTTATTACTTTGGTGAAGGACAAGTATGTAATTTTGATGGGACTACTTTAGTACAGGGACATCGAAATCCTTGGGAGATTGTTACTGCTGAAGTATATCCAGAACTAGCAGATCAGGCTAGATTAGGATGGGGATTGGAAAATAATATATATAATCTAGGTTCAAGAGGATATGTAGCAACTCCTGGTGGGGTGAAAGAAAATCCATATACGTTTGTAAAAGATTTAGCTGAAGGTAAATATAAGGTTCCTTGGGAAGATGAGATTAAAGTAAAAGATGGATCTATTTATGGATATCCAGTAAAAAAAACGATTCATTCTTAG
- a CDS encoding RsfA family transcriptional regulator — protein MATTRQDAWTDDEDLLLAEVVLRHIREGGTQLSAFKEVGKNLSRTPAACGFRWNSYVRKQYKERIEEAKQLRKVEHYEVKETKVLEPTSITLNDVIDFLQNYKDENSLTVLQQQVESLQTERERLLERLSVYEEEYRTLLDYIDQKRSVMVAERNNARSNEKLEKLKK, from the coding sequence ATGGCGACAACAAGACAAGATGCTTGGACTGATGATGAAGATTTGCTTCTGGCAGAAGTAGTACTCCGGCATATTCGAGAAGGTGGAACACAACTTTCTGCCTTTAAGGAAGTGGGAAAAAATTTATCTCGTACACCAGCAGCATGTGGGTTTAGATGGAATTCTTACGTAAGAAAGCAATATAAAGAACGTATTGAGGAAGCAAAGCAACTTCGTAAAGTAGAACATTATGAAGTGAAAGAGACAAAGGTGTTAGAACCTACGTCAATTACGTTGAATGATGTTATTGATTTCTTGCAAAATTATAAAGATGAAAACTCTTTAACGGTGTTGCAACAACAAGTTGAATCATTACAAACAGAAAGAGAGCGCCTTCTGGAGCGATTATCAGTATATGAAGAAGAGTATAGAACATTACTTGATTATATCGATCAAAAAAGAAGTGTAATGGTAGCGGAAAGAAACAATGCTCGCTCGAATGAGAAGTTAGAGAAGCTTAAGAAATAA
- the ylbJ gene encoding sporulation integral membrane protein YlbJ, whose amino-acid sequence MYEKWKTAFLTISTLFLTFSLVLHPQAALQASIRGLNIWWEVVFPSLLPFFIIAELLISIGVVKFIGVILEPLMRPLFRVPGIGGFVWAMGMASGFPAGAKLSARLRKSNLLTQIEAERLVSFTNSSNPLFIFGAVSIGFFNNPKLGIILAAAHYFSNFAVGLIMRFYGDNTAYKINTHTTKKRRFQNPFLILHETRLQEKRPIGKLLGDAIVSSIQTLLMIGGFIILFSVLNKMITVFHITAALSFIMQHILSFFQLSTDFSIPILSGIFEMTLGSQMISQINETPLLQQAMVTSFILAFSGLSIQAQVASILAETDIRFKPYFFARIIQSILAPIFTFVFWTPFYEKVSSFSPMPKDIPVFLSEHPSILHEIWTSFIHYGPIFTLFCLYLYVILLFLRTYKEKPRSL is encoded by the coding sequence ATGTATGAAAAATGGAAAACCGCTTTCCTTACCATATCAACGCTATTTTTAACCTTTTCTCTTGTACTCCACCCCCAAGCCGCTTTGCAAGCTTCTATTCGCGGGTTAAATATATGGTGGGAAGTTGTATTCCCTTCACTACTACCGTTTTTCATCATTGCGGAACTTCTAATTAGTATCGGTGTTGTAAAATTTATTGGCGTTATATTAGAACCACTCATGCGCCCACTTTTTCGCGTTCCAGGGATAGGCGGATTTGTTTGGGCGATGGGAATGGCTTCTGGTTTCCCTGCAGGCGCCAAATTAAGCGCTAGACTACGAAAAAGCAATCTTTTAACTCAGATTGAAGCAGAGCGCCTCGTTTCTTTCACAAATTCTTCTAATCCACTTTTTATTTTCGGTGCTGTGTCTATCGGTTTTTTTAATAATCCGAAATTAGGAATTATATTAGCCGCTGCCCATTATTTCAGTAACTTTGCTGTCGGATTAATTATGCGTTTTTACGGCGATAATACCGCTTACAAAATTAATACACACACTACAAAAAAACGTCGCTTTCAAAACCCTTTTTTAATCCTTCACGAGACACGCTTACAAGAAAAAAGACCAATTGGTAAATTACTTGGGGATGCCATTGTTTCTTCTATTCAAACATTACTTATGATTGGCGGATTTATTATTTTATTCTCTGTGTTAAATAAAATGATTACTGTATTTCACATTACAGCAGCTCTTTCTTTTATTATGCAACATATTTTATCATTCTTCCAACTAAGTACAGATTTTAGTATACCTATATTATCAGGTATTTTCGAAATGACACTCGGAAGCCAAATGATTAGTCAAATAAATGAAACACCGCTCTTACAACAAGCTATGGTAACAAGCTTCATTTTAGCATTTAGTGGTCTTTCTATTCAGGCACAAGTTGCTAGCATATTAGCTGAAACAGATATCCGATTTAAACCCTATTTTTTCGCACGAATTATTCAAAGTATTCTTGCCCCTATTTTTACATTTGTATTTTGGACACCATTTTATGAGAAAGTGAGTTCTTTCTCGCCTATGCCAAAAGATATTCCTGTATTTTTATCCGAACATCCTTCTATACTACATGAAATTTGGACATCTTTTATACATTATGGACCAATTTTCACATTATTTTGTCTATACTTATATGTTATTTTATTATTTTTGCGCACATATAAAGAAAAACCCCGTTCACTTTAA
- a CDS encoding histidine phosphatase family protein encodes MTEICLVRHGQTDWNFQEIIQGREDIPLNEVGKKQASQSAAALQEETWDIIISSPLIRAQETANEIAKTVGLQSILLDERFVERNFGEASGKPVAAVRELIAEGKVEGMERDEEIVARCFAALEDVATTHFGKRIIIVAHSHAIKAILHAIEPDEITFKTPLKNACISYVKQNSGKWDVLKYNIAEHINV; translated from the coding sequence ATGACGGAAATTTGTTTAGTACGACATGGACAAACTGATTGGAATTTTCAAGAAATTATTCAGGGGCGAGAAGATATTCCGCTTAATGAAGTTGGTAAGAAGCAAGCGAGTCAGAGTGCAGCTGCTTTACAAGAAGAAACGTGGGATATCATTATAAGTAGCCCGTTAATTAGAGCGCAAGAAACGGCTAATGAAATTGCAAAGACAGTTGGATTACAATCGATTTTATTAGATGAGCGATTTGTTGAACGGAATTTTGGAGAAGCTTCAGGGAAGCCGGTTGCGGCTGTTAGAGAGTTGATTGCTGAAGGTAAAGTAGAAGGTATGGAGCGAGATGAAGAGATTGTAGCTCGTTGCTTTGCTGCTTTAGAAGATGTTGCGACAACTCATTTTGGCAAACGTATTATTATTGTTGCTCACTCACACGCGATAAAAGCGATTTTACATGCCATTGAACCAGATGAAATTACATTTAAGACACCATTAAAAAATGCGTGTATTAGTTATGTGAAACAAAATAGTGGAAAGTGGGATGTTCTTAAATATAATATAGCGGAACATATTAATGTATAA
- a CDS encoding YlbF family regulator has protein sequence MIVATLESVLILDKAEQLAKAIICSDIAEDYRKYYRELHEDMELQTLIQQFTAMKERYEEVQRFGKYHPDYTTVSMKMRELKRSVDLHDKVAAFKRAETALQKLLDEVSVAIGSEVSSSIKVPTGNPFFDAGGCGGGCGTGGGCGCKKTG, from the coding sequence ATGATTGTAGCGACGCTAGAAAGCGTATTAATATTAGATAAGGCAGAGCAGCTTGCAAAAGCGATTATCTGTTCAGATATAGCAGAAGATTATCGTAAGTATTATAGAGAATTACATGAAGATATGGAACTTCAGACGCTCATTCAGCAATTTACAGCGATGAAAGAACGGTATGAGGAAGTACAGCGTTTTGGAAAATACCATCCTGACTATACTACCGTGTCAATGAAAATGAGAGAATTAAAGCGTTCTGTGGACTTACATGATAAGGTTGCAGCTTTTAAAAGAGCAGAAACTGCTTTGCAGAAGTTATTAGACGAAGTTAGTGTAGCAATCGGTTCGGAAGTGTCTTCTTCCATTAAAGTGCCAACAGGAAATCCATTCTTTGATGCTGGTGGCTGTGGTGGAGGTTGTGGTACTGGCGGAGGTTGTGGTTGTAAAAAAACGGGGTGA